A segment of the Streptococcus dysgalactiae subsp. dysgalactiae genome:
TTATTACTGAATTAGCTGACGTCATCAAGACAGAAAATTTCCAATTCAAATCATTCATGGCAGCTTATAAATTTTATCAGCAGTATGCCTTAAAAACAAATGATGGAGACTATTATTTAGAAAGCCTTGAAGACCGTGTTATGTTTAATGCTCTGTATTTTGCAGATGGTAACGAAACCCTTGCTAAAGACTTAGCCATTGAAATGATCAACCAGCGCTACCAACCGGCAACTCCTTCTTTTTTAAATGCTGGTCGAAGCCGTCGTGGCGAATTAGTGTCTTGTTTCTTGATTCAAGTTACAGATGACATGAACTCTATCGGACGTTCTATTAACTCTGCCTTGCAATTATCTCGTATCGGTGGGGGAGTTGGTATTACCCTTTCTAACCTGCGTGAAGCTGGGGCACCAATTAAAGGGTATGCTGGGGCAGCTTCAGGGGTTGTTCCTGTTATGAAGCTGTTTGAAGATAGTTTTTCTTATTCAAATCAACTTGGGCAACGTCAAGGAGCTGGTGTTGTTTACCTAAATGTTTTCCACCCGGATATTATCGCTTTCTTATCTACTAAAAAAGAAAATGCTGATGAAAAGGTGCGTGTGAAAACCTTGTCATTGGGGATTACCGTTCCTGATAAATTCTACGAATTAGCTCGTAAAAATGAGGATATGTATCTCTTTAGTCCTTATAATGTTGAAAAAGAATATGGCATTCCCTTCAACTATCTCGACATCACCAACATGTACGATGAGTTAGTGGCTAATCCTAAAATTACTAAGACTAAAATCAAAGCTCGGGATCTTGAGACAGAGATTTCAAAATTGCAACAAGAATCTGGCTACCCTTATATTATCAATATTGATACCGCTAATAAAGCTAATCCTATCGATGGAAAAATCATCATGAGCAACTTGTGTTCTGAAATTTTACAAGTTCAGACACCTAGCCTTATCAATGATGCACAAGAATTCTTACAAATGGGAACTGACATCTCATGTAACCTCGGCTCAACCAATATTCTTAACATGATGACGTCTCCAGACTTTGGACGTTCTATTAAAACCATGACACGTGCTTTAACCTTCGTGACCGACTCATCAAGCATCGAAGCTGTTCCAACCATTAAACATGGCAATAGCCAAGCTCATACTTTTGGTCTTGGGGCAATGGGACTTCATTCTTACTTAGCTCAACATCATATTGAATATGGTAGCCCAGAATCCATCGAATTCACTGATATTTATTTCATGCTCATGAACTATTGGACTCTCGTCGAATCCAATAATATCGCTCGTGAACGCCAGACCACCTTTGTTGGTTTTGACAAGTCAAAATACGCTGATGGAACCTACTTTGACAAATATATCACAGGTCAATTTGTTCCAAAATCTGATCTGGTGAAAGACCTGTTCAAGAACCATTTTATTCCGCAAGCTTCAGATTGGGAGGCTCTTCGTGACGCCGTTCAAAAAGATGGTCTTTACCATCAAAACCGTCTTGCAGTTGCTCCAAATGGCTCTATTTCTTATATTAATGACTGCTCTGCTTCTATCCACCCCATCACACAACGCATCGAAGAGCGTCAAGAAAAGAAAATTGGTAAGATTTACTACCCAGCAAATGGCTTGTCAACGGATACTATTCCTTATTACACGTCTGCGTATGATATGGACATGCGTAAGGTTATCGATGTCTATGCTGCTGCAACCGAACATGTGGATCAAGGCTTGTCATTGACTCTTTTCCTTCGCAGTGAGTTGCCAATGGAACTCTATGAATGGAAAACAGAAAGTAAGCAAACCACTCGTGACCTTTCTATTTTACGAAATTACGCTTTCAATAAAGGTATTAAATCTATCTACTATATCCGCACCTTTACGGATGATGGGGAAGAAGTTGGTGCAAACCAATGTGAGTCTTGTGTCATTTAATTGGGAAAAATACTTAATTGATACACGTCCACTGGTTAGTCACTAAATCATCAGTATCAGAATTTGATAATAAAAAACGCCAGTAAACCACTCAAGAATGGGTTACTAGCTTATGATATGATTTTTCATATCGACTACTCTTTAGGAGAACTTTAGAAATGACAACATATTATGAAGCAATTAACTGGAATGAAATCGAAGATGTCATTGACAAATCAACTTGGGAAAAGCTGACGGAACAATTCTGGCTTGACACTCGCATTCCCTTATCAAATGATTTAGATGATTGGCGTAAACTTTCTGACCTTGAAAAAGATTTGGTCGGCAAGGTCTTTGGGGGCCTTACCCTGCTTGACACCATGCAGTCTGAATCAGGAGTTGAAGCTATTCGTCAAGACGTTCGTACGCCTCATGAAGAAGCTGTCTTGAACAATATTCAATTTATGGAATCAGTTCACGCTAAATCATACTCGTCCATCTTTTCAACCTTAAACACCAAAAAAGAAATTGAAGAGATTTTTGAATGGACCAACAATAACAAATTTTTACAAAAGAAAGCTCAAATCATCAATGAGATTTATGAGCATGGTGATGCGTTGCAAAAGAAAGTAGCTTCCACTTATCTTGAAACCTTCCTTTTTTATTCAGGCTTCTTCACT
Coding sequences within it:
- the nrdE gene encoding class 1b ribonucleoside-diphosphate reductase subunit alpha, with translation MSLKDLGDISYFRLNNEINRPVGGKIPLHKDKEALEAFFTENVLPNTMSFASVTEKIEYLISNDYIESAFIQKYRPEFITELADVIKTENFQFKSFMAAYKFYQQYALKTNDGDYYLESLEDRVMFNALYFADGNETLAKDLAIEMINQRYQPATPSFLNAGRSRRGELVSCFLIQVTDDMNSIGRSINSALQLSRIGGGVGITLSNLREAGAPIKGYAGAASGVVPVMKLFEDSFSYSNQLGQRQGAGVVYLNVFHPDIIAFLSTKKENADEKVRVKTLSLGITVPDKFYELARKNEDMYLFSPYNVEKEYGIPFNYLDITNMYDELVANPKITKTKIKARDLETEISKLQQESGYPYIINIDTANKANPIDGKIIMSNLCSEILQVQTPSLINDAQEFLQMGTDISCNLGSTNILNMMTSPDFGRSIKTMTRALTFVTDSSSIEAVPTIKHGNSQAHTFGLGAMGLHSYLAQHHIEYGSPESIEFTDIYFMLMNYWTLVESNNIARERQTTFVGFDKSKYADGTYFDKYITGQFVPKSDLVKDLFKNHFIPQASDWEALRDAVQKDGLYHQNRLAVAPNGSISYINDCSASIHPITQRIEERQEKKIGKIYYPANGLSTDTIPYYTSAYDMDMRKVIDVYAAATEHVDQGLSLTLFLRSELPMELYEWKTESKQTTRDLSILRNYAFNKGIKSIYYIRTFTDDGEEVGANQCESCVI
- the nrdF gene encoding class 1b ribonucleoside-diphosphate reductase subunit beta, which encodes MTTYYEAINWNEIEDVIDKSTWEKLTEQFWLDTRIPLSNDLDDWRKLSDLEKDLVGKVFGGLTLLDTMQSESGVEAIRQDVRTPHEEAVLNNIQFMESVHAKSYSSIFSTLNTKKEIEEIFEWTNNNKFLQKKAQIINEIYEHGDALQKKVASTYLETFLFYSGFFTPLYYLGNNKLANVAEIIKLIIRDESVHGTYIGYKFQLGFNELPEAEQETFREWMYDLLYQLYENEEDYTKTLYDGVGWTEEVMTFLRYNANKALMNLGQDPLFPDTANDVNPIVMNGISTGTSNHDFFSQVGNGYLLGSVEAMSDDDYNYGL